A region from the Myripristis murdjan chromosome 23, fMyrMur1.1, whole genome shotgun sequence genome encodes:
- the LOC115355405 gene encoding E3 ubiquitin-protein ligase TRIM21-like — MSAASCLLSEDQFLCSICLDVFTDPVSTPCGHNFCKTCITQHWDVNIPYQCPMCKEVFYRRPELRVNTFISEMAAQFRKSSQKKASSRSDQPCAKPGEVPCDVCTGTKLKALKSCLVCLASYCETHLEPHQRITGLKSHQLIDPVENMEGRMCKKHDKPLELFCKTDQMCVCLLCTASDHKSHDIVPLKEEYEGKKAELGKTEAEIQQMIQKRRVTIQEIKRSVELSREDADREITDSVRVFTALMQSVERGQAELIGMIEEKQKTTEKQAEGFIKELQQEISELMRRSTEVEQLSHTEDHLHLLQSLPSLSAPPHTKNWTEVRVHRSSYEGSVRRAVAQLEETLSKEMKKLCADLELKRVQHFEVDVTLDPDTAQSYLILSDDGKQVNNGEVKKNLPDNPKRFSHCPCVLGKQSVSSGRFYYEVQVKGKTDWDLGVARESINRKGNISLSPKNGYWTIWLRNENEYKALADSPVRLSLKSQPQKVGVFVDYEEGLVSFYDVDAAALIYSYSGCSFTEKLHPYFSPDLNHGGKNSNPLIICPVNHTN, encoded by the coding sequence ATGTCTGCTGCCAGCTGTCTGCTATCTGAAGATCAGTTCCTgtgctccatctgtctggatgtgtTCACTGATCCAGTCAGCACACCATGTGGACACAACTTCTGCAAAACCTGCATCACACAGCACTGGGATGTTAACATCCCGTATCAGTGTCCCATGTGTAAAGAGGTTTTCTACAGAAGACCTGAGCTGCGGGTCAACACTTTCATATCTGAGATGGCTGCTCAGTTCAGGAAGTCGTCTCAAAAGAAAGCCAGCAGCCGCTCAGACCAACCATGTGCCAAACCAGGAGAAGTTCCCTGTGACGTCTGCACcgggaccaaactgaaggccctgaagtcctgcctggtgtgtctggcctcctactgtgagactcacctggagcctcatcAGAGGATCACAGGCCTGAAATCACATCAGCTGATCGATCCTGTGGAGAACATGGAAGGCAGGATGTGTAAGAAGCACGATAAACCACTGGAGCTTTTCTGCAAGACTGAccagatgtgtgtatgtctgctctGCACTGCTTCAGACCACAAGTCACATGACATTGTTCCTCTGAAAGAAGAATATGAAGGAAAGAAGGCTGAGCTGGGGAAGACAGAGGCTGAAATTCAACAAATGATCCAGAAGAGACGAGTGACGATTCAGGAGATCAAGCGGTCAGTGGAGCTCAGCAGGGaagatgcagacagagagataacaGACAGTGTGCGGGTCTTCACTGCTCTGATGCAGTCTGTTGAGAGAGGCCAGGCTGAGCTCATTGGCATGAttgaagagaagcagaaaacaacagagaaacaggctgaaggcttcatcaaagagctgcaacaggaaatctctgagctgatgaggagaagcactgaggtggagcagctctcacacactgaagaccacctccacctcctccaaagCCTCCCATCCCTCAGCGCTCCTCCACACACCAAGAACTGGACAGAGGTCAGAGTCCATCGCTCATCATATGAGGGGAGTGTGAGGAGAGCTGTGgctcagctggaggagacgctcagtaaagagatgaagaagctGTGTGCTGATCTTGAGCTGAAGAGGGTCCAGCACTTTGAGGTGGATGTGACTCTGGATCCTGATACAGCACAAAGTTATCTCATTCTGTCTGATGATGGGAAACAAGTAAATAATGGTGAGGTAAAGAAGAATCTCCCAGACAACCCAAAGAGATTTTCTCATTGCCCCTGTGTCTTAGGAAAGCAGAGCGTCTCTTCAGGAAGATTTTACTATGAGGTTCAGGTTAAAGGAAAGACTGACTGGGATTTAGGAGTGGCCAGAGAGTCGATCAACAGGAAGGGAAACATCTCTCTGAGCCCCAAGAATGGCTACTGGACCATATGGCTGAGGAATGAAAACGAGTACAAAGCTCTTGCTGACTCtcctgtccgtctctctctgaaGTCTCAGCCTCAGAAGGTGGGGGTGTTTGTGGATTATGAGGAGGGTCTGGTCTCCTTTTATGACgtagatgctgcagctcttaTCTACTCCTATAgcggctgcagcttcactgagaaaCTCCACCCATACTTCAGTCCTGACCTTAATCACGGTGGTAAAAACTCGAACCCTCTGATCATCTGTCCTGTCAATCACACAAATTAG
- the LOC115355413 gene encoding E3 ubiquitin-protein ligase TRIM21-like, giving the protein MSAASCLLSEDQFLCSICLDVFTDPVTTPCGHNFCKTCITQHWDVNIPYQCPMCNEVFYRRPELRINTFISEMAAQFSLAKKKASSRSDQRCAKPGEVPCDVCTGTKLKALKSCLVCLASYCETHLEPHQRITGLKTHQLIDPVDNLEGRMCKKHDKPLELFCKTDQMCVCLLCTSDHKSHDIVPLKEEYEGKKAELGKTDAEIQQMIQKRRVKILEIKRSVELSREDADREIADSVRVFTALMQSVERGQAELIDMIEEKQKTTEKQAEGFIKELQQEISELMRRSTEVEQLSHTEDHLHLLQSFPSLSAPQHTKNWTEVRVHRSSYVGSVRRAVAQLGETLSKEMKKLCADLELKRVQQFEVDVTLDPDTAHPALILSDDGKQVKHGDVKKNLPDNPERFSSCVSFLGKQSFSSGRFYYEVQVKGKTDWTLGVARESINRKGPITLIPKNGYWTIWLRNENEYKANVDPGVRLSLKSQPQKVGLFVDYEEGLVSFYDVDAAAFIYSYSGYSFTEKLLPYFCPCDNDGGKNSAPLIICPVNQTD; this is encoded by the exons ATGTCTGCTGCCAGCTGTCTGCTATCTGAAGATCAGTTCCTgtgctccatctgtctggatgtgtTCACTGATCCAGTCACCACACCATGTGGACACAACTTCTGCAAAACCTGCATCACTCAGCACTGGGATGTTAACATCCCGTATCAGTGTCCCATGTGTAATGAGGTTTTCTACAGAAGACCTGAGCTGCGGATCAACACTTTCATATCTGAGATGGctgctcagttcagtttagCTAAAAAGAAAGCCAGCAGCCGCTCAGATCAACGATGTGCCAAACCAGGAGAAGTTCCCTGTGACGTCTGCACcgggaccaaactgaaggccctgaagtcctgcctggtgtgtctggcctcctactgtgagactcacctggagcctcatcAGAGAATCACAggcctgaaaacacatcagctgatcgATCCTGTGGACAACCTGGAAGGCAGGATGTGTAAGAAGCACGATAAACCACTGGAGCTTTTCTGCAAGACTGAccagatgtgtgtatgtctgctctGCACTTCAGACCACAAGTCACATGACATTGTTCCTCTGAAAGAAGAATATGAAGGAAAGAAGGCTGAGCTGGGGAAGACAGATGCTGAAATTCAGCAGATGATCCAGAAGAGACGAGTGAAGATTCTGGAGATCAAACGGTCAGTGGAGCTCAGCAGGGaagatgcagacagagagatagcagACAGTGTGCGGGTCTTCACTGCTCTGATGCAGTCTGTTGAGAGAGGCCAGGCTGAGCTCATTGACATGAttgaagagaagcagaaaacaacagagaaacaggctgaaggcttcatcaaagagctgcagcaggaaatctctgagctgatgaggagaagcactgaggtggagcagctctcacacactgaagaccacctccacctcctccaaagCTTCCCATCCCTCAGCGCTCCTCAACACACCAAGAACTGGACAGAGGTCAGAGTCCATCGCTCATCATATGTGGGGAGTGTGAGGAGAGCTGTGGCTCAGCTGGGGGAGACGCTCAGtaaagagatgaagaagctGTGTGCTGATCTTGAGCTGAAGAGGGTCCAGCAGTTTGAAGTGGATGTGACTCTGGATCCTGATACAGCACATCCTGCTCTCATCCTGTCTGATGATGGGAAACAAGTAAAGCATGGTGATGTAAAGAAGAATCTCCCAGACAACCC agagagatttTCTTCTTGTGTGTCTTTCTTAGGAAAGCAGAGCTTCTCTTCAGGAAGATTTTACTACGAGGTTCAGGTTAAAGGGAAGACTGACTGGACTTTAGGAGTGGCCAGAGAGTCGATCAACAGGAAGGGACCAATCACTCTGATCCCCAAGAATGGCTACTGGACCATATGGCTGAGGAATGAAAATGAGTACAAAGCTAATGTTGACCCTGgtgtccgtctctctctgaaGTCTCAGCCTCAGAAGGTGGGGTTGTTTGTGGATTATGAGGAGGGTCTGGTCTCCTTTTATGACGTAGATGCTGCAGCTTTTATCTACTCCTATAGCGGCTACAGCTTCACTGAGAAACTCCTCCCATACTTCTGTCCCTGTGATAATGATGGTGGTAAAAACTCGGCCCCTCTGATCATCtgtcctgtcaatcaaacagattAG
- the LOC115355586 gene encoding uncharacterized protein LOC115355586, giving the protein MSSPVTAVATPPTVQAPAPMWEGKGGMSDASDDGDVDVLTVNAEDGDLFPVQGGVEGKQVEGEQEQEVTSPLYHQLLSRAAEALGIDMPVDQGQRASRFDDVDATQSRPFSVPLLPDVEDLVLKQFSKPAEAHRWSGLCRRLAGVHGRERIGCGPPPPMDQALGALMSPTKSVLGTPSCPSRNTKMMDAMLNKLHGAMAVQGQLVNTGAILALYQRQLASQLMDDSSLTAEVQQVSSLLVRLIKEQAVATGRALASLCMVRRHLWLSQSRLQGEDRACLLRLPVVPSAMFGPDAQAMLQQAKEARQCAKEMSVGVVGLDAVSKVARAVAKGPPGHLLLPDNYRVPVPPRLPDQHKLPWETLGADPWVVSTMTQGYRLQFLHPPPLTKSATFTLVADPQRREVLATEVDTLLVKRAIREVMQDNHQAGFYSRYFLIPKKDGRLRPILDLRGLNKFLRPLRCKMLTVPRVRQAVLQGDWFAKIDLEDAYFQIPIWEGHRRYLRFAFNGRTFEFCVLPFGISLAPRTFTRCMDAVLGPLRREGIRILNYLDDWLVCAYSEEQCSRAVTRLLPHLEYLGLRLNKRKSRLNPTQSTEFLGLWLDARAGTLSLTPARRDALRACLSQFQLGATVTWRLCLRLLGLMAATVHVIPLALLNMRPVQRCLLGLGLCPQRDLQARVLVTRRLRASLRWWQEPTNLAQGTALGPVLRRQVVSSDASLVGWGAVREGKGISGLWQGPWLAQHINVLELKAVHLGLLHFLPVLQGRHVLVRTDSTAAAAYINRQGGLGSPRLCRLARIILEWAHPRSKSLRATHVPGQMNLAADRLSRGGPLPGEWRLHPEVVSQIWDRFGTAVADLFASRETTHCPLFFSMGRDNPPLGTDAMAHQWPQGLLYAFPPFVLLHHLLQRVRVEDVNLILVAPNWPQMVWFAEIAPLLQGQPWELPIRGDLLSQAQGTLFHPFPQGLRLWAWPLRGPSS; this is encoded by the exons ATGTCCTCTCCAGTAACTGCGGTTGCAACTCCGCCTACTGTCCAGGCCCCTGCCCCCATGTGGGAAGGAAAGGGGGGCATGTCAGATGCATCTGATGATGGGGACGTTGATGTTTTGACCGTAAATGCAGAGGATGGAGACCTCTTCCCGGTTCAAGGGGGTGTAGAGGGTAAGCAGGTAGAaggggagcaggagcaggaagtgACCTCTCCTCTCTATCACCAGCTTCTTTCTCGGGCGGCTGAAGCATTAGGAATTGACATGCCGGTAGACCAAGGTCAGAGGGCCTCCCGGTTTGATGATGTGGACGCAACTCAGTCACGGCCTTTTTCTGTACCACTGCTTCCTGATGTGGAAGACCTGGTTTTGAAACAGTTTTCAAAGCCAGCGGAAGCCCATCGTTGGTCAGGCCTGTGCAGAAGACTGGCAGGTGTTCATGGTAGAGAGAGGATTGGCTGTGGTCCTCCACCTCCCATGGATCAGGCTCTGGGGGCCTTGATGTCCCCCACTAAGTCAGTCTTGGGGACACCAAGTTGCCCTAGCAGAAATACGAAGATGATGGATGCCATGCTCAATAAGCTGCATGGAGCCATGGCTGTACAGGGCCAGTTGGTTAATACTGGGGCTATTTTAGCCTTATATCAACGCCAGCTGGCCAGTCAGTTGATGGACGACTCTAGCCTAACGGCTGAAGTACAGCAAGTGTCATCACTTCTGGTGAGACTCATAAAGGAGCAGGCTGTGGCGACCGGTAGGGCCTTGGCTTCGCTCTGTATGGTGAGGCGCCACCTCTGGCTGTCTCAGTCACGACTCCAAGGGGAAGACCGGGCCTGTCTACTCCGGCTGCCTGTGGTCCCATCTGCCATGTTTGGACCAGATGCCCAGGCAATGCTTCAGCAGGCTAAAGAAGCTCGCCAATGTGCCAAGGAAATGTCTG TCGGCGTGGTAGGGCTAGACGCCGTCAGCAAAGTGGCCAGAGCCGTGGCCAAGGGCCCCCCAGGCCATCTACTTCTTCCTGACAATTACCGGGTCCCTGTCCCCCCTCGCCTCCCAGACCAGCACAAACTTCCCTGGGAGACTCTTGGGGCAGACCCCTGGGTGGTATCCACCATGACACAGGGTTATCGATTGCAATTTCTGCACCCACCCCCTCTGACAAAGTCGGCCACCTTCACGCTGGTGGCAGATCCCCAGCGCAGGGAGGTTCTGGCGACAGAGGTCGACACTCTCTTAGTAAAGAGAGCCATCAGGGAGGTGATGCAGGACAATCATCAGGCAGGGTTTTATTCACGGTACTTCCTCATTCCCAAGAAGGACGGGAGGCTGAGGCCGATTTTGGATTTGAGGGGGCTGAACAAGTTTTTGAGGCCCCTACGTTGCAAGATGTTGACGGTGCCGAGGGTTCGTCAAGCTGTCCTCCAAGGCGATTGGTTTGCCAAGATAGACCTGGAGGATGCATATTTTCAGATCCCAATATGGGAAGGGCACAGGCGTTATCTCCGGTTTGCCTTCAATGGCAGAACATTCGAGTTCTGTGTCCTCCCATTCGGCATATCACTTGCCCCACGCACGTTCACAAGGTGCATGGATGCGGTACTGGGACCCTTGCGTCGAGAGGGTATTCGCATCCTCAATTACCTCGACGACTGGTTGGTGTGTGCTTACTCCGAGGAGCAGTGCAGCAGAGCTGTAACTCGACTCCTGCCGCACTTAGAGTACCTAGGCCTGCGTCTCAACAAGAGAAAGAGCAGACTCAATCCCACACAATCCACCGAGTTCCTGGGCTTGTGGTTGGATGCCAGAGCAGGGACTCTTTCCTTGACTCCTGCAAGACGGGACGCCCTCAGGGCTTGCTTATCCCAGTTTCAGCTTGGGGCCACGGTGACCTGGAGACTGTGTCTCCGCCTCTTGGGGTTGATGGCTGCCACAGTGCATGTCATACCTCTGGCTCTTCTGAACATGCGCCCAGTGCAGCGTTGCCTCCTGGGTCTTGGGCTTTGCCCACAGAGGGACCTGCAAGCTCGGGTGTTGGTGACACGCAGACTGCGTGCATCTCTCCGTTGGTGGCAAGAGCCAACCAACTTGGCGCAGGGGACGGCTTTAGGACCCGTGTTGCGTCGCCAGGTAGTGTCATCAGACGCGTCCCTGGTAGGCTGGGGGGCTGTCCGCGAAGGCAAGGGCATCAGCGGCCTTTGGCAGGGACCCTGGTTAGCTCAGCACATAAATGTGTTGGAGCTGAAAGCAGTCCATCTGGGTCTTCTGCACTTCCTGCCAGTGCTGCAGGGGCGCCATGTGCTGGTGAGAACCgacagtacagcagcagcagcgtacATCAACAGGCAAGGGGGCCTGGGTTCCCCTCGCCTTTGCAGACTGGCTCGGATAATCTTGGAATGGGCTCATCCTCGGTCCAAGTCCCTGAGGGCTACACATGTGCCGGGTCAGATGAACCTTGCGGCAGATCGGCTCTCAAGGGGAGGACCCCTCCCCGGAGAGTGGCGGCTGCATCCAGAGGTTGTCAGCCAAATATGGGATCGCTTCGGCACAGCCGTGGCCGACCTCTTTGCATCCAGGGAGACCACGCATtgtcccctctttttttccatgggGAGGGACAATCCTCCCTTGGGCACAGATGCGATGGCACATCAGTGGCCACAGGGCCTCCTGTATGCCTTCCCTCCTTTTGTCCTCCTGCACCACCTCCTACAGAGAGTCCGGGTGGAGGATGTGAACCTCATCCTGGTTGCCCCCAACTGGCCCCAGATGGTTTGGTTTGCAGAGATTGCACCCCTTCTTCAGGGACAACCATGGGAACTACCCATTCGAGGGGATCTCCTGTCCCAGGCCCAGGGGACTCTGTTTCATCCGTTTCCCCAGGGTCTCAGGCTTTGGGCCTGGCCCCTGAGAGGGCCGAGTTCCTAG